The Dehalobacter sp. genomic sequence TACGGCTTTTATTCTTCCTGACCTGCTCTACTGGCTGTTGGTCGGAGGGGTGTTGAGTGCTGCCTTTATCCCTGTCCTATCCGAATATATTGCCAAAGAAAAGGAAAAAGAAGGATGGAAAGTCGTCAGCTCGGTAACCAATGCGACATTTCTTCTGCTCTGTATCCTGGTTATCGCAGGCATGCTGCTGACTCCGAAGTTTATTGAGATGCAGGTACCCGGATTTAGTCCGGCGAATAAGGAACTTACCATCTATCTTACCCGTATTTTGCTGCTGCAGCCGGTCATTCTGGCTTTGAGCGGGATTACGATGGGCATCCTGAACTCGTACAAAATATTTTGGCCGTCCGCGCTGGGGACGGTCCTTTACAATGCCAGCGTCATCCTATTTGGAGCGCTTTGGGCTAATTCCGGTGAAGCCCGGAGTATCTCCGGTTTTGCGTTTGGGGTCGTCATCGGTGCTGCAGCTAACTTTCTTGTTCAGGTGCCTTCCCTGCGAAAGGTTGGCTTCCGCTACTATCCAATGATCGATCTGAAACATCCCGGGGTCCGGAAGATTATGGTCTTGGCTGTCCCGATGATTATCATGTACACCTTGAATCAATTTCAAGTCATTGTGAATTCCAACCTCGGTTCTGCGCTTGATCCGGGAAGCTTGACTGCGGTCTGGTACTCTTACCGTCTTTTCCAAGTCCCGGTCGGAATCTTCGCGCTGGCCATCGGTGTCGCTGTTTTTCCGACCTTAACAGAGCAGGCTGCTCTGAAAAAGGCCAAAGATTTTCTCGAGACGATCTCGAGTGCAATTCGGCTGATTATCTTTATTACGGTTCCAATATCGATTGGGATGGTCGTTCTGCGCTTTCCTTTGATCCGGGTTCTGTTCCAGCATGGTGAATTCAGTGCGGGGGATACGGATATCATGGCTGTGCCGCTGCTGTATTTTTCGCTGGGGATTACCGCTCAGGCTATTATTCAGATTCTGCCGCGCGCTTTTTATGCAATGCAGAACACCTGGATTCCGGTTATTCTTGGTCTCGTCGCCATGGCTGCCAGCATAATCTGGATGTACATTTTAGTAGGTCCTTTGGCTTGCGGCGGCTTGGCCCTGGCTGTAACTCTCGGAGCCATTATGCAAATGCTCTTGCTGTTTATCGTACTGCGCCGCAAGCTCGGCAAAATTGACGGGCGCAGAATTGCAGCCGTGTTTGGTAAAACCCTGGCAGCCGCTTTGGCTATGGCAGCTGTCGTCATGATTTGGGCGAATCTGCTGACCATTTGGGTCGGAATTGGCAAAATGGGCTCCACGATTGTTTTAATCAGCGGAGCACTCGTAGGCATGCTCGTGTTTTTTATAGTTGCCCGTCTGCTGAAGATGGAAGAGTACCAAATGGCCATCGAGATGCTGATCAAACGACGCAAATAAGGAGGACCGGGGGACAAAAGGACTCCCCCTGTCCCCCGGAATTCCGGAGCCGCCTTGCTTTTCAAGGCGGTAGTTTGGTATAATGATATGCTGGCATTATATTCGGGGAGAGAAGAAAATCCATGGCAAACGCTTCATCTAAAATCAGAAATTTTTCGATTATTGCCCATATCGATCACGGCAAATCTACTCTTGCCGATCGGCTGATTGAGTATACCGGAACCATGTCCACCCGGGAACTCAAGGAGCAGGTTCTCGACTCCATGGATTTGGAACGGGAGCGTGGTATTACCATCAAACTGCAGGCAGTCCGTTTGCGCTACAAGGCAAAAGACGGAGAGGTCTATGAGCTGAATCTGATCGATACTCCCGGACATGTTGACTTTTCTTACGAAGTTTCCCGGAGTCTGGCTGCCTGCGAAGGGGCTTTGCTGGTGGTCGATGCGGCCCAGGGTATTGAGGCCCAGACTCTTGCCAATGTCTATCTTGCTTTGGAAAATGACCTGGAGATCATTCCGGTTATTAATAAAATAGATCTGCCAAGCGCAGAACCTGACAGAGTCAAACAGGAGATTGAAGATGTGATTGGGATTGACGCGAGTGAGGCGATCCTCGCATCGGCCAAAATGGGGATTGGGGTCGAAGAGATCCTGGAAGCCATTGTCAAGAGGATTCCTCCGCCGAAGGGCGATGACGAAGAACCTTTAAAGTCATTGATTTTTGACTCAAAGTTTGATTCCTACAAAGGTGCGATCCCTTATATTCGATTATTTGACGGTAAAGTCTCCAAAGGAACGAACATCAGGATGATGTCCACCGGAAAAATGTTTGAAATCACCGAAGTTGGTGTTTTTACCCCAGGAATGACGATTGTCGATGAGCTGAGGGCAGGCCAGGTTGGCTATATCGCAGGCAGTATCAAGAATGTTGGGGATACCCGCGTTGGGGATACCGTGACGGATAACGACCATCCGGCTGCGGAACCGCTAGCGGGTTACCGCAAAGCGGTGTCGATGGTTTTTTGCGGCCTTTATCCGGTTGAAACCTCCGACTTTGACAGGCTGAAGGATGCGCTGGAGAAACTTCAGCTGAATGATGCGAGTTTAATGTATGAAAATGAAACGTCCGCAGCGCTGGGCTTTGGTTTCCGCTGTGGCTTCCTGGGTCTCCTGCACATGGAAATCATCCAGGAGAGACTTGAGAGGGAATTCGGTCTCAGTATTATCACGACTGCACCGAGCGTTGTTTATAAAGTCAATACCACGGCCAAGGAACAGATCTTTATTGATAACCCTGCGCTTCTGCCGCCTGAAGGAAAGATCGAATCGATTGAAGAGCCTGTGGTCAAGGCTACGATTATGGTACCCTCCGAGTACGTAGGTACCATTATGGAACTGAACCAGGAGAAAAGGGGTACGTTCCTAAACATGGATTACATCACCGCTTCCCGGGTTAGTCTTTATTATGAGCTCCCGTTAAGCGAAATTGTTTACGATTATTTTGATCAGCTCAAATCCCGAACCAAAGGGTATGCGTCTCTGGATTATGAACTGATTGGATACAAGGAAGCGGATCTTGTGAAACTCGATATCATGCTGAACGCTGAAATTGTCGATGCACTCTCTTTCATTGTCCATAAAGACAAAGCATATTCCCGTGGACGCAAACTTGTTGAAAAGCTGCGCAGCCTGATCCCGCGGCAGATGTTTGAGATACCTGTCCAAGCCGTGATCGGAGCAAAGGTCATTGCCAGGGAGAATATCCGGGCTATGCGCAAAGATGTTCTGGCCAAATGCTACGGCGGTGACATTTCCCGGAAACGCAAACTGCTGGAAAAGCAAAAAGAAGGCAAGAAACGCATGAAACAAGTTGGCAGCGTGGAAATACCCCAGGACGCTTTCATGGCCGTGCTCAAGATGGACGATTAATTTTTTGCTTTGCTCGGGTTAGACCCTAGGCACCTCCTGCACCGTCGCCGTGCTCCGCTTGGTGTTGACCATCCATTACGGTGACTTAGTCTGCAGCCTGGGAACGTAAATATTAAAAACCGCTGTATTAGGTGATTAGCATGACTTCTTTATATGTTCATGTTCCGTTTTGTATAAAAAAATGTTCCTACTGCGCATTCTATTCGGTGCCTTATACTGCCCCCATTATCGCAGACAGTAGAATATCCGGTAGCGTAGATGAAGCTGATCATATGTTATTGTCAGACCCGGCCTCCGATTTGGTCTCCGTCTATTTGCACGGACTGGAACGGGAGCTTGAGCTGCGAGCGAAGGAAGCCCCCCAGGGGGTTTCTTCTCTTTTTATCGGGGGTGGAACACCCACCGTTTTGAATGCAGGTCAGTTTGACCGGCTGCTCAGTCTAATTTGCCGGTATTATTTTCAGTCCCCGAACCGGACAAACCCAACAGATATTTCTGATCCAATAAAGAATCCCCTTAGCGATGCTTCCGGAAACGGTCAGGTTATCGAAAAGACAATTGAGTGCAATCCCGGTACACTCGACCGGGAAAAAATGATAATCTGCCGGACGTACGGGATTAACCGGATATCCCTCGGCGCTCAGAGCTTTGATGACCGTCTGCTGAAAAGCATCGGCAGAATTCATACCGCGGAAGATATTCACAGGAGCGTCACCCTTGTCAGACAATCGGGGATAGATAACCTGAATCTTGACCTGATTTTTGGACTTCCGGGACAGAAAATGGGAGATTGGCAGAATACGCTTCGCCAGGCCATCGCGTTGTGGCCTGAACACCTTTCACTCTATGCACTTACGCTTGAGGAAGATACCCCGCTGCATAAAGAATATGCATACAGTCAGGCAGGCAGTCCGGACTGCAAAGAAACCCTGGATGGCTTGAACAGCCGGAATCGCCTGGATCGTCTGCCGGATGACGATTTGCAGGCCGATATGTACGAATGGGCGGTTTCTTATCTTCAAAGCTGCGGCTATGGTCGCTATGAAGTTTCCAACTTTGCGAGGCCCGGTTTTGAATGCAAACATAACCGGTCTTATTGGCGAGGGCAGGATTATATCGGTCTTGGACCGGGGGCAGTCTCGTGCCTGCACAATGCTAGAACCAAGAATACGGAGGATATTGCGGGGTATGCACGGATGCTGGAATCAGGACAAAGGCCTTTGGACCCTTCTGCAACCGAAGTACTGACCAGAGAGCAGCAGATCTCTGAATTTATGATGCTGGGGCTGCGTACGGCAGATGGAATCGACACCGTAGAATTTTCTGCCAAATTTCAAACAGAAATTCAGGATATTTATGGACAAATTTTGCAAAACTATATTGATAGAGATATTTTCCGGCTTGCCGAAGGCAGGTTGAAAATTAACCCTGCCTGCTTTTTCGTGCTCAATGCGGTTCTGGTGGATTTCATTTTGTAGCTGAATTTAACGATGCTCTAAGCTGAATTGCAGCTGCATTGTACACGATTCGATGATGATTCCTCTTGACATTATTTTACCATCATGCTAAATTATGTTCAGATGATTAGCACTCACCTTGGTAGAGTGCTAACAAATCAATCGGAGGTGGCACTTTGATGGAAATGGATGAAAGAAAACACAAGATTTTAAAAGCGATTGTGCAGGATTATATTGCCACCGCGGAGCCTGTCGGTTCCAGAACCGTTTCCAAAAAGTTTGAGCTGGGGGTGTCTCCGGCGACGATCCGCAATGAGATGGCAGATCTCGAAGAGTTGGGACTTATTGAACAGCCCCATACATCTGCAGGAAGGATTCCTTCCGACTCGGGCTATCGCTATTATGTCGATTATCTGATGGATCCTTTAAGCCTGAACCATGATGAAAAGAAAAATATCAACCAGGAGATCACCAGCAGACTCAGCGAAGTGCAGGAAGTCATCGAATACACCGGAAAGCTTATTTCTCAAGTGACGAACCTGACCAGCATTGTACTTGGACCAAAAAGCCGAAGCGGTATTCTAAAGAATTTGCATTTTCTCCCCTACGAGCAGGGGAAGGCCATCATGGTGACCGTGAAAGAGAATGGTTCGGTAGAGAATAATATTGTCGATATCGGTCCGGATACAAGCCCGGAGGAACTTCAGATTCTGGCGAATATTTTCAACCAGAAAATGAGTGGAACCAGGGTACAGGATCTGAAAAAAGGCCTGATCAACGAAATATACAGCGAGCTCTCCAGAAAACGCCGCATTATTGATGGAATGATGGGTACTCTGGAAAGAATGTTTGATGATAAGGATGGAGAGTCCGAAGAACGGGTCTACCTTGGCGGGACATTAAATATGCTTGATCAGCCTGAATTCAGGGATATCAATAAAGTGCGAAGTCTCTTTTCCGTATTTGAGGAGAACAATAAGCTGAAGGAGCTTCTAAGTCATGATCAAAAAGGATTAAGTATCATGATCGGAGCGGAAAATGCTGATCAGGTATTTAAAAACTGCAGTATTATATCTGCAACCTACCAGGTTAACGGGAAACAGATTGGTTCAGTAGGCGTTTTGGGTCCGACCAGAATGGATTACGGCAAGGCGATCGCGATTGTAGACTATATGACAAACAGCTTGACCGAATTGCTGACAGAGAGGTACCGGAGGCCCCGGACTTAGATCAAGAAGGGAGGCAACTGCGTGAACAAAGAAAAAACAAATCAAGCGTCTGCAAACGCTCAGGAAGATAAAGAATACCAGAACATTGGGCAGGAGAATGAAGAATGCCTGACTGAGGAGATTGATCCTGTCGATCATTTGCAGCGCCTGCGTGAGGAAATTGAAGAGCATAAGTCCAAAGCGGAAGACTATTATGCCCAGATGCAAAGACTGAAAGCTGAATTTGACAATTTCCGCAAAAGAACCCAGAAGGAAAAAGAAGACACTGCCCGGTATGCTTCGGAAAGGGTCATACATTCCTTGCTGCCGGTCCTGGATAATTTTGAAAGAGCAATTGCTTCCAGTCGAAAAAACAACGATTTTGAAGCATTATCACAGGGTGTGGAAATGATCGAAAGAATGTTTCTGAAAGTCCTGGAAGATGAGGGGCTCAAGATCATTGAAACCGTCGGCCAGGAATTTGATCCGAATCTCCATGAAGCCCTGCTGAAAGAAGAATCCGACCAGCCGGAGAATATGATTCTGGAAGAACTTCAAAAGGGATATTATCTGAAGGATAAAGTGATCAGGCCCAGCCGGGTCAAAGTTTCAGGCTGATAGTATTAAGCTAAATCTCAGTCTGATCAAAGAGTATATGAGTTAAAAGAAACGAAAAATACGATATGAGAATTTGCAAGGAGGAAATCAAATGGGTAAAGTAATTGGTATTGACTTAGGAACCACCAACTCTTGTGTTGCAGTGCTTGAAGGTGGTGAACCTGTTGTAATCCCTAATCCTGAAGGAGCGCGCATTACACCTTCAGTCGTCGGCTTCTCCAAGAACGGCGAGAAACTAGTAGGTCAGGTGGCCAAACGCCAGGCTGTTTCCAATCCGGACAACACGGTTAGTTCGATTAAGCGTCATATGGGCACAAACTATAAAGTGACTTTGATGGATAAATCCTATACACCGCAGGAAGTATCTGCAATGATCCTGCAGAAGCTCAAAGCTGATGCGGAAGCTTATCTAGGGTCTTCGGTCACCCAGGCTGTCATCACCGTTCCGGCGTATTTTACCGACGCTCAGCGTCAGGCTACCAAAGATGCCGGCACGATCGCGGGTCTTGAAGTTCTGCGTATTATTAATGAACCTACTGCAGCAGCACTGGCTTATGGACTTGACAAAGAACATGACCAGACTGTACTCGTTTACGACCTTGGCGGCGGAACATTTGACGTCTCGATCCTTGAACTGAGTCAGGGAATGGTCGAAGTTAAAGCGACAAACGGAAACAACCTTCTCGGCGGTGACGACTTTGACCAGCGTTTAATGGATTACATTGTTGCCGAATTTAAAAAGAGCAACGGTGTTGATCTTGCCAAAGACCGGATGGCCCTGCAGCGTCTGAAGGAAGCTGCTGAAAAAGCCAAAATTGAGCTTTCCGGCGTTGCCCAAACCAATATTAATCTGCCGTTTATTACGATGTCTGCTGAAGGGCCGCTTCATCTGGATATGAATATCACCCGCGCCAAATTTGAAGAGCTTGTAGCAGATTTGATCGAAAAAACGATGGGACCTACCCGTCAAGCGATGGAAGATGCCAAACTTTCCTTCAACGAAATCGATCAGGTGATTCTTGTCGGGGGATCTAGCAGAATCCCTGCAGTCCAGGAAGCCATTAAGAGAATCAGCGGCAAGGAACCGCATAAAGGTGTTAACCCGGATGAAGTCGTTGCGCTCGGCGCGGCTATCCAGGGCGGGGTTCTGGCTGGTGAAATGAAAGATATTGTTCTAGTCGACGTTGCCCCGCTTTCCCTCGGGATTGAAACCCTGGGCGGTGTATTCACCAGGATCATTGACCGGAATACGACCATTCCGACCACCAAATCCCAAGTCTTTTCGACTGCAGCCGACAGCCAGACTTCGGTAGATATCCATGTGCTTCAGGGTGAGCGCGAGATGGCTGCTTACAATAAGACGCTCGGCCGCTTCCAGCTTACCGGAATTCCGCCTGCCCCAAGAGGTGTGCCGCAGATCGAAGTCAAATTTGATATTGACGTAAACGGTATTGTACACGTTTCGGCGAAAGATATGGCAACCGGTAATGAACAGAAAGTAACCATCACGGCTTCAACCGGCTTAAGCAAAGATGAAGTTGAAAAGATGCGTCAGGATGCCGAGGCCAATGCTGAGAAAGACAAACAGGCCAGAGAACTGATTGATGCCAGAAACCAAGCAGATTCACTCGCGTACCAGGCTGAAAAGACCCTGAAGGACTTTGAAGGCAAAGGTGACGCCGCCGAGCGGGATGCGATTAAGAAGGCTGCTGAAGAACTCAGAGCCACGGCCGGCAGCGATAATGTCCAGGAAATTAATACAAAATCGGAAGCGCTGACCAAAATCCTCTATCCGTTTGTGGAAAAAATGTATCAGCAGCAGGGAGCACCCGGTGCAGGTCCGCAGGGACCTGGCGCGGGACCAAACCCAGGACAGCAGGATACCGGAGCCGGCAAGGCAGATGACAATGTTGTCGATGCTGAATATACCGAAGTGGACAAGGATAAATAAACAGAATCAGTATGAATCAGATCATTTGTTTAATCGATTGATCATGAAGAGTCCGCAGATAACAACGATATTAAAACACAAAAAGTACCGGTATTTAGCCTTAAAGCTAAATACCGGTACAACGCGCCTTGAATCTTAACATATTAATAATAATGGTAGTATAATGATACATTAGAAAGAGTCTATAGGTAATCAAAAGGGTCTAAGGGTGCAGCAGTATCTTTGGACCTGCTTCGGCATTCGGAGGAATGCAGGTCTTATTTATGTCTCATGCGGTCTTGTATTGATATTTAGGGAGGAGTTTCAGCTTAAATTATGAAACGCGATTACTATGAAGTTCTGGGTGTCAGCAAATCTTCCAGCGTGGATGAAATTAAAAAAGCTTACAGGAAGATAGCAAAGGAAAACCATCCCGATGTCAAACCGGGAGATAAGCAAGCGGAAGAACGCTTTAAGGAAGCTACTGAGGCTTATGCGGTATTGAGCGATCCGGATAAGAAAGCAAAATATGACCAATATGGCCACGCCGGGGTGGACTTTAACGGACAGGGCTTTGGAGGATTTGGCGATTTCTCTGATTTTGCTGATTTCGGCCTTGGAGATGTTTTTGAAATGTTTTTCGGCGGGGGTATGGGCGGAGGCTCCAGAAGAAAAGGCCCGGTGAAAGGCGCCGATTTGAGATATGATCTGTCCATCACGCTGCATGAGGCTGCCTTTGGCATGAAGAAGCAGATTGAAGTTCCGGTCTCAGTATACTGTACCGAGTGCGGAGGAAGCGGTGCAGCTCCCGGCACGAATCCGACCACGTGTTCACAATGCGGCGGTACCGGGCAGATCAGGGCAACTCAGCGTACACCGTTCGGGCAAATCGCTACGACCAAGACTTGTGCTGCTTGTGGCGGAAAAGGGACAATGATCAGCTCTCCGTGCAGCAAATGCAATGGCAAGGGTAAAGTAAAAGAAGTAAAAAAGATCGAAGTCAATATCCCGGCAGGCACGGAGGATGGATTAAGTCTGCGTTACAGCGGTTATGGCGAGGCCGGAGAAAGAGGAGGACCGTCCGGAGACCTGTATGTTGTTCTGCTCGTTAAGAAGGATGAATTCTTCCAGAGAAACGGCAATGATATCTACGTTGAAATTCCGATCACTTTTGTTCAGGCCGCCCTGGGTGATGAAATTGACGTGCCTACCCTTCACGGCGATGTCAAAATAAAGATACCCGAAGGAACCCAGACATCGAAAGTCTTCAGAATCAAAGGAATGGGTGTTCCTTACCGGAGAGGCAGCGGGTGCGGTGACCAGCATGTCAGGGTGATTGTAGCAACGCCTACCAAACTCACGGAACGGCAGAAAGAGTTGCTCAGCGAATTTGGAAAAATAACGACCGAAGGCCAGCAGCTTGGTAAAAAATCGCTTTGGGACAAGGTGAAGGATAATGTCCGGGATGCTATCGGTTAATTGCAGTTTAACGGCGAATAAGATCTGAGAAAAGGGAGTTAGCCATGAATTGGACTGAGATAGCGGTAACAGTATCATCTGAGGGAGAGGAGGCTGTTACCGATCTTTTATATCGGATAGGCAGCAAGGGTGTGGTTATCGAATCGCCTGAGCTGATTAATGGGTATGTTGAATCCGGGATCTGGGATTATCACATCTATGCGGACTTGGAAGTAACGGGAAAGTGTGTGGTCAAGGGCTATTTCCCGGAGGATGAAAGCTTAAGTCCCAGGATCGCCTCCTTACGGGAAGAACTTCTGCTCTTCAAGGAATTATTTCCGGACTGGATAGTGGAAACGAATTCCGTGATGGTGAAGGAAGAAGACTGGGAGAACGAATGGAAGCAATACTTTAAACCAGTCCGAATCGGCAAACGCTTCCTGATCAAACCGACCTGGGAACAGGTGGATACGCAGGATCAGGTGGTCATCATTGAGATTGATCCTGGGATGGCTTTTGGGACGGGTACCCATCCGACAACCGCTCTCTGCCTGGAGGAGCTGGAAGACCATATTCAGGAAGGTTCGGACGTCTTTGATATTGGCACCGGCTCCGGGATCCTGGCTGTGGCGGCCGCCAAGCTTGGCGCAAACGTCCAGGCCGGAGACATTGACCGCCTGGCTGTGCGGATTGCGCGGCAAAATGCAGCGCTGAATCACATGGAAGATAAAATTAAGGTCGAAACGGGAAACCTC encodes the following:
- the hemW gene encoding radical SAM family heme chaperone HemW; this translates as MTSLYVHVPFCIKKCSYCAFYSVPYTAPIIADSRISGSVDEADHMLLSDPASDLVSVYLHGLERELELRAKEAPQGVSSLFIGGGTPTVLNAGQFDRLLSLICRYYFQSPNRTNPTDISDPIKNPLSDASGNGQVIEKTIECNPGTLDREKMIICRTYGINRISLGAQSFDDRLLKSIGRIHTAEDIHRSVTLVRQSGIDNLNLDLIFGLPGQKMGDWQNTLRQAIALWPEHLSLYALTLEEDTPLHKEYAYSQAGSPDCKETLDGLNSRNRLDRLPDDDLQADMYEWAVSYLQSCGYGRYEVSNFARPGFECKHNRSYWRGQDYIGLGPGAVSCLHNARTKNTEDIAGYARMLESGQRPLDPSATEVLTREQQISEFMMLGLRTADGIDTVEFSAKFQTEIQDIYGQILQNYIDRDIFRLAEGRLKINPACFFVLNAVLVDFIL
- the dnaJ gene encoding molecular chaperone DnaJ — translated: MKRDYYEVLGVSKSSSVDEIKKAYRKIAKENHPDVKPGDKQAEERFKEATEAYAVLSDPDKKAKYDQYGHAGVDFNGQGFGGFGDFSDFADFGLGDVFEMFFGGGMGGGSRRKGPVKGADLRYDLSITLHEAAFGMKKQIEVPVSVYCTECGGSGAAPGTNPTTCSQCGGTGQIRATQRTPFGQIATTKTCAACGGKGTMISSPCSKCNGKGKVKEVKKIEVNIPAGTEDGLSLRYSGYGEAGERGGPSGDLYVVLLVKKDEFFQRNGNDIYVEIPITFVQAALGDEIDVPTLHGDVKIKIPEGTQTSKVFRIKGMGVPYRRGSGCGDQHVRVIVATPTKLTERQKELLSEFGKITTEGQQLGKKSLWDKVKDNVRDAIG
- the dnaK gene encoding molecular chaperone DnaK, producing the protein MGKVIGIDLGTTNSCVAVLEGGEPVVIPNPEGARITPSVVGFSKNGEKLVGQVAKRQAVSNPDNTVSSIKRHMGTNYKVTLMDKSYTPQEVSAMILQKLKADAEAYLGSSVTQAVITVPAYFTDAQRQATKDAGTIAGLEVLRIINEPTAAALAYGLDKEHDQTVLVYDLGGGTFDVSILELSQGMVEVKATNGNNLLGGDDFDQRLMDYIVAEFKKSNGVDLAKDRMALQRLKEAAEKAKIELSGVAQTNINLPFITMSAEGPLHLDMNITRAKFEELVADLIEKTMGPTRQAMEDAKLSFNEIDQVILVGGSSRIPAVQEAIKRISGKEPHKGVNPDEVVALGAAIQGGVLAGEMKDIVLVDVAPLSLGIETLGGVFTRIIDRNTTIPTTKSQVFSTAADSQTSVDIHVLQGEREMAAYNKTLGRFQLTGIPPAPRGVPQIEVKFDIDVNGIVHVSAKDMATGNEQKVTITASTGLSKDEVEKMRQDAEANAEKDKQARELIDARNQADSLAYQAEKTLKDFEGKGDAAERDAIKKAAEELRATAGSDNVQEINTKSEALTKILYPFVEKMYQQQGAPGAGPQGPGAGPNPGQQDTGAGKADDNVVDAEYTEVDKDK
- the hrcA gene encoding heat-inducible transcriptional repressor HrcA; amino-acid sequence: MEMDERKHKILKAIVQDYIATAEPVGSRTVSKKFELGVSPATIRNEMADLEELGLIEQPHTSAGRIPSDSGYRYYVDYLMDPLSLNHDEKKNINQEITSRLSEVQEVIEYTGKLISQVTNLTSIVLGPKSRSGILKNLHFLPYEQGKAIMVTVKENGSVENNIVDIGPDTSPEELQILANIFNQKMSGTRVQDLKKGLINEIYSELSRKRRIIDGMMGTLERMFDDKDGESEERVYLGGTLNMLDQPEFRDINKVRSLFSVFEENNKLKELLSHDQKGLSIMIGAENADQVFKNCSIISATYQVNGKQIGSVGVLGPTRMDYGKAIAIVDYMTNSLTELLTERYRRPRT
- the prmA gene encoding 50S ribosomal protein L11 methyltransferase codes for the protein MNWTEIAVTVSSEGEEAVTDLLYRIGSKGVVIESPELINGYVESGIWDYHIYADLEVTGKCVVKGYFPEDESLSPRIASLREELLLFKELFPDWIVETNSVMVKEEDWENEWKQYFKPVRIGKRFLIKPTWEQVDTQDQVVIIEIDPGMAFGTGTHPTTALCLEELEDHIQEGSDVFDIGTGSGILAVAAAKLGANVQAGDIDRLAVRIARQNAALNHMEDKIKVETGNLGEVFTGKADVVIANIIADVIIELLPSLPQLMKPEGILLASGIIDTREDNVLEKMNAAGLRCIGRLEDAGWVLLKATFA
- the lepA gene encoding translation elongation factor 4 — protein: MANASSKIRNFSIIAHIDHGKSTLADRLIEYTGTMSTRELKEQVLDSMDLERERGITIKLQAVRLRYKAKDGEVYELNLIDTPGHVDFSYEVSRSLAACEGALLVVDAAQGIEAQTLANVYLALENDLEIIPVINKIDLPSAEPDRVKQEIEDVIGIDASEAILASAKMGIGVEEILEAIVKRIPPPKGDDEEPLKSLIFDSKFDSYKGAIPYIRLFDGKVSKGTNIRMMSTGKMFEITEVGVFTPGMTIVDELRAGQVGYIAGSIKNVGDTRVGDTVTDNDHPAAEPLAGYRKAVSMVFCGLYPVETSDFDRLKDALEKLQLNDASLMYENETSAALGFGFRCGFLGLLHMEIIQERLEREFGLSIITTAPSVVYKVNTTAKEQIFIDNPALLPPEGKIESIEEPVVKATIMVPSEYVGTIMELNQEKRGTFLNMDYITASRVSLYYELPLSEIVYDYFDQLKSRTKGYASLDYELIGYKEADLVKLDIMLNAEIVDALSFIVHKDKAYSRGRKLVEKLRSLIPRQMFEIPVQAVIGAKVIARENIRAMRKDVLAKCYGGDISRKRKLLEKQKEGKKRMKQVGSVEIPQDAFMAVLKMDD
- the murJ gene encoding murein biosynthesis integral membrane protein MurJ — its product is MTNNQKMMKAAGFMMAANLVSRLLGFVRESLMAGLFGKTAATDAYNTAFILPDLLYWLLVGGVLSAAFIPVLSEYIAKEKEKEGWKVVSSVTNATFLLLCILVIAGMLLTPKFIEMQVPGFSPANKELTIYLTRILLLQPVILALSGITMGILNSYKIFWPSALGTVLYNASVILFGALWANSGEARSISGFAFGVVIGAAANFLVQVPSLRKVGFRYYPMIDLKHPGVRKIMVLAVPMIIMYTLNQFQVIVNSNLGSALDPGSLTAVWYSYRLFQVPVGIFALAIGVAVFPTLTEQAALKKAKDFLETISSAIRLIIFITVPISIGMVVLRFPLIRVLFQHGEFSAGDTDIMAVPLLYFSLGITAQAIIQILPRAFYAMQNTWIPVILGLVAMAASIIWMYILVGPLACGGLALAVTLGAIMQMLLLFIVLRRKLGKIDGRRIAAVFGKTLAAALAMAAVVMIWANLLTIWVGIGKMGSTIVLISGALVGMLVFFIVARLLKMEEYQMAIEMLIKRRK
- the grpE gene encoding nucleotide exchange factor GrpE produces the protein MNKEKTNQASANAQEDKEYQNIGQENEECLTEEIDPVDHLQRLREEIEEHKSKAEDYYAQMQRLKAEFDNFRKRTQKEKEDTARYASERVIHSLLPVLDNFERAIASSRKNNDFEALSQGVEMIERMFLKVLEDEGLKIIETVGQEFDPNLHEALLKEESDQPENMILEELQKGYYLKDKVIRPSRVKVSG